From Vigna angularis cultivar LongXiaoDou No.4 chromosome 11, ASM1680809v1, whole genome shotgun sequence:
taaatacatgttctctttttaagtataattattactaaaaatatttttttatctatataataAACTCATGTACTCATAAAAGTACAACCTGTTAAACTAAACAaatattaggaaaaaaaatctcttcattaattaaagtatatgtatattttttaaattttagattgcTTGCTTTCATCAGGTTTCTATTGAGCCGTCCAAACTTGTTCTTCCTGCTCCTATAATGTTGTTGGAGGAAATATCATCCAAAGATGATGTGTTGAACTGTGCAAATCACATAGGAAAATGCAATAATTCAATTGTCACAGTTCCTCGGAAGAAATGCAAGCATTGGACTGAAGATGAACACAAGTACTTTTCAATGAACTTTTTAACATcttatatttccttttttccATGTTTTGATCTCTAAATATCATGTTTAACAAGATGTTTTGTTTTTGACTCTTATCTAACAGGTTATTTGTCCTCGGACATGCCAAATACcaagaaaaatggaaagaagTTTCAAAAAATTACGTCCCCTCAAAATCTTCAACCCAAATTGCAAGTCATGCTCAAAAATACTTCCTTCGTCAAAACCTTCCAGAGAacaagagaaaaaggaaaagcattcaTGA
This genomic window contains:
- the LOC108332767 gene encoding transcription factor SRM1-like; the protein is MVNEDNNNIYNLNSEEWIKIIKSLNEKNPLSVDEILAEVNDQLSKLLANEVSIEPSKLVLPAPIMLLEEISSKDDVLNCANHIGKCNNSIVTVPRKKCKHWTEDEHKLFVLGHAKYQEKWKEVSKNYVPSKSSTQIASHAQKYFLRQNLPENKRKRKSIHDITVQDIDAEMKSRTKYAQLIIENLIL